The DNA sequence GCGGTGAAGGCGCTGACCGACATCTGCTGCACCTCGTCGAATGCTGTCGAGGTGGTGGCGTCCATACCGGCCGACCGCGAGGTGCTGTTCTGCCCCGACCAGTTCCTCGGCGCCCATGTCCGCCGGGTCACCGGCCGGGAGAACCTGCGCATCTGGGCCGGTGAATGCCACGTGCACGCGGGCATCAACGGGGACGAGCTGGCCGACCAGGCCCGCAGCCACCCCGACGCCGAGCTGTTCGTCCACCCCGAATGTGGTTGCGCCACATCGGCGTTGTACCTGGCCGGCGAGGGCGCGTTCCCGGCGGACCGGGTGAAGATCCTGTCCACCGGCGGCATGCTGGACGCGGCCAAGGCCTCGCACGCCAAGCAGGTCCTGGTGGCTACCGAGGTCGGCATGCTGCACCAGTTGCGCCGTGCCGCACCGGGTATCGACTTCCAGGCGGTCAATGACCGGGCGTCCTGCACCTACATGAAGATGATCACTCCAGCCGCACTGCTGCGCTGTCTGATCGAGGGCGCCGACGAGGTCGACGTCGATCCGGAGACCGCCCGCCTGGCCCGCGCCAGCGTGCAGCGGATGATCGAGATCGGCCAGCCTGGCGGCGGGGAATGACACGCCGCCCGGCCTGCGGTGCCAACAGCGCGGGTGTCGACTGGCAGCAGCGTTCCGACGTGGTGGTGATCGGCACCGGGGTGGCCGGCCTGGCCGCGGCCCTGGCCGCGTACCGAAAGGGCGCTCGCACCGTCATTTTGAGTAAAGCCGACGACACCGCGACGTTCTACGCCCAGGGCGGCATCGCGGTTGTTCTGCCGCACACCGATGACTCCGTCGAGTCCCACGTGCGGGACACGCTGGCGGCCGGTGCGGGTCTGTGCGACGCCGACGCGGTGCGCTCGATCGTCGCCGACGGCTACCGCGCCGTGGCGGATCTGGTCGACGACGGTGCCCGCTTCGACGAGAGCGCCCCGGGGCAGTGGGCCCTGACGCGCGAAGGCGGCCACTCGATGCGCCGCATCATCCATGCCGGCGGGGACGCGACCGGTGCCGAGGTGCAGCGCGCCCTCAATCACGCTGCGGCCACGCTGGACATCCGGCGTAACCACGTCGCGCTGGAGATCCTGCACGACGGGGCTGCGGTCACCGGCGTGCTTGTGCGCAACCCCGACGGACTCGGCATCGTGCACGCACCGTCGGTCATCCTGGCCACCGGCGGGGCAGGTCATCTCTACAGCGCCACCACCAATCCGGAGGGCTCCACCGGCGACGGCATCGCGCTGGCGCTGTGGGCCGGTGTCGGGGTGAGCGATGTCGAGTTCATCCAGTTCCATCCGACGATGCTCTTCGGCGGTGGAGCCGGCGGACGTCGCCCGCTGATCACCGAGGCGTTGCGCGGCGAGGGCGCGGTACTGCGTGACGCCGGCGGCCAATCGGTGACCGCGGGCGTGCATCCGATGGGTGACCTGGCGCCGCGCGACGTGGTCGCCGCGGCCATCGAAGCCCGGCTGCGTGAGACCGGTGACGAGTGTGTCTTCCTCGACGCCCGGGCCGTCGAGGACGTCGAGCGGCGTTTCCCGACCGTCACGGCGGCCTGCCGTGCTGCGGGTATCGACCTGACCACACAGCCCATCCCGGTGGTGCCGGGTGCCCACTACAGCTGCGGCGGGGTGAACACCGACGTGCACGGCCGTACCGAACTTCCGGGCTTGTTCGCCGCTGGCGAGGTGGCCCGTACCGGGATGCACGGCGCCAACCGGCTGGCATCCAACAGCCTGCTGGAAGGTCTGGTGGTGGGTGGTCGCGCCGGACGTGCCGCCGCGGCGCACGCCGCAACCGCCGGTACACCGCTGGCGAAAGTCGAACCAGTACAGCGTGATTCGCTGGACCGGCGGGTGCTGCAGTCGGCGATGACGCACTACGCCTCGGTGGTCCGGGACGCCGACGGGCTGGACCGGCTCACCGAAGCCCTGTCGGCGGCTGCCCCGCGCCGGCTGAGCAGCCGCGCGGACTTCGAGGATGTCGCCCTCACGGCCACGGCCCGCGTCGTGGCCGCAGCCGCCCTGGCCCGCGCCGAAACCCGAGGCTGCCACCACCGCGGCGACTATCCGCAGACCGATCCGGCACAGGCGTTCAGCCGCATTCTGCATGCCGAGCCGGCCAGGGCTTGCCTGTCATGAACCTCACCGACGACGAACGCACCCAGGCGCTCCTCACGATCCGCCGCGGCCTGGACGAGGACCTGCGTTACGGGCCCGACGTCACCACCGTGGCCACCGTCCCCGCCGATGCCACCACCGTCGCGGCGCTGGTGTCCCGGGAACCCGGTGTGGCGGCCGGCATCGACGTCGCGCTGCTGGTACTCGACGAGGTCCTCGGCACCGAGGGCTACCGGATCGTCGAGCGGGTCGCCGACGGCACCCGACTGGAGGCCGGATCGACGCTGCTGCGGGTGCAGGGCCCGACCCGCGGTTTGTTGACCGCTGAGCGCACGCTGCTCAACCTGGTCTGCCACCTGTCCGGGATCGCCACGGCCACTGCCGCGTGGGTGGACGCCGTCGAGGGCACCCACGCCAAGATCCGCGACACCCGCAAGACGTTGCCGGGCCTGCGGGCGCTGCAGAAATACGCGGTACGCGTCGGCGGCGGGGTCAACCACCGGATGGGCCTCGGCGATGCCGCGCTGATCAAGGACAACCACGTCGCGGCCGCAGGTTCGGTGGTCGCCGCACTGCATGCCGTGCGCGCGGCTGCCCCGGATCTGCCGTGCGAGGTCGAGGTCGACACCCTCGAACAGCTCGACGAGGTGCTCGCCGAGGATGTGCAACTCATCCTGCTGGACAACTTCCCGGTCTGGCAGACCCAGATCGCCGTGCAGCGCCGTGCTGCCCGCGCACCCGGCGTGCTGCTGGAGTCCTCGGGCGGACTGAGCCTGGACACCGCGGCCGAGTACGCCGGCACCGGCGTCGACTATCTTGCGGTAGGAGCGCTGACGCACTCGGTGCGCGTCCTCGACGTCGGTCTGGACCTGTGAGTCGTTAGGCGATTTCGGCCGCGAAGGCTCCGACCCCGCGTCGCAGTTGGGCGCGCGCCATCCGCGGCAGACCCGGCTCGTCGCTGCCTGCCGGTATCACCCGAGGGTTGACCAGATGCAGGTCTTCGCCCTTGAAACGAAGGTCGGCCGCACCGGCAGCGAGGACGTTCTTCACCCAGTTGGTCTTGCCGTGGATCAGCATGATGACCACGGTGTTGCCCGACCGGAAGGGCGTCACGACCGTTTCGTAGGTGGTGCCCGACTTGCGGCCGTGGTGCTTGATGACCGCCATGCCGGGCAGGTACTTGGCGATCGGCGCGATGACCGGATTGAGGTACTTGATCTGGAAGTTCTCGGCCCAGACCGGGACCTTCATCGGCACGCCGGGTGCGTTGTTGGGGTGATCCTTCGTCGACGACATAGTGGCTACGTTAGGTCGTCGGCGCCGGCTCGTCAGCTGCGGCGGCGTCAATGGGGGACTGAATCAAGTCGAGCGCTTCCCGCTGCTGGCGTTTGACGGCCTTGGCTGCCGCCCGGCCCCCGCTGCGGCGGGCGGCCCGGCGGAGCTTTCGCCGGGCCCGCGCGGAGGGCAGTGACGCCAGCACCGCGGGGTCGACACCGGCCGGCGGGGCCGCCTCGATGAGGCCGACCAGGCGGCGCCGTTCGTAGCGCAACAGCAGCGCCACGGCGATACCGAACACGGCGATGTTGATGGCGAACTTGCCGAGGATGCCGGGAACCGGAGCATCCCAGACGAAGTGCATGAACGGGCCGGCGGCCAGCAGCGGCACGGCGACCAGCACGCGGCGCCGCCAGGTCCAATGGCCGCGGTCGGCGAAGGTGGGCAGCAGGATAAGCACGCCAACGGTCACCACGGACGTGTAGGCCCAGTGTGCCGGGATGGCGGTGAGGATCCGGATCAGAAGGTTCTGTCCCGCGCCGGACAGGTCCGAGTCCAGGCTCGTCAGCGCATCGTTGGTCGCATAGCTGAGGTCCTCCATCACGTCGAAGCCGAAGCCGACGAACATGCCGACGAGCAGGGCTTGCGAAATCCGGTTGAACACCGTGGCGCACAACAGCAGGATGACCGCGGCGCACAGTGCCTTGGCGGCCTCCTCGATGATCGGTGCGGTCAACGCGGGAGCCCAGAGCGTGAGCGTGTCGGGCTCGATGTAACGGGCCCACACCCCGGACAGCGCGGTGTTTCCGTTCATCGCCATCAGCAGCGCGATCGTGCCGCCGAGTGCGGCACCGGCCACCAACACCTGCGGGTAGTTGCGCACGCTGCGGTACGGATCGAACTTGTACATCAGCCAGACCAGAAACACGATGAACGCCAACCAGATCGGGCTCAGCAGCAGTTCGGCGGTCATCGTCTCGTGGATTGCGCCGCCGTATTCGAGCAGCAAGCCGAACGCGCCGATCACCACGGCGACCACGTAGAGCCAGAAGAGTGCGGATTCGGGGCGGTAGACCACGGGTCGGCGCAGCGGCGCGGTCACTGCTGCCCCCTGCTGATGAGGTCGATGATCTGGCTCATCGGCGGTGCGGGTTGTCCGGGTGAGCCCAGTGCGATCACCGAGACGATCACGTCGTCGTCGTGCAGGAAGGCACACGTCCCGGTGGCGGACTCGGTGACGACGACGCAGGTGTCGCCGCCGAGCTTTCCGTCGGAGGAGGAGATGTGGCCCCCGTCGAGTGCGGAGGTGAAGCCCTGGATGCGGTGCAGGCGGATGAGCCGGTCGGTCACCGCCTCCGGATCCCGCTGGTCGCGGTCGAACGCCTCGACCAACACGGTGACACCGTCATTGCGCAGCACCGCGCTGGCGCCCTGGTCGAGTGCCTCCCAGCCCTGCGGCGTCTCCACGGCCACGACCTTGCCCTCGTCGGTGACGGCGGTGATCTCTTCGTGGGCAGCCTCGGCGGTATTCCACTGACGTTGCGGCAGGGCCGCGTCCAGGATCATCGGTACCAGCGGCACGGCCAGCATCAGCGCACCCAGGACTGCGGCAGCAGTTTTCTGCCGAAACCTGGACAAGGTCGAAGTGGTGGACAAGGCGCGGCCCCCCGGTGATGCGCGGTTCCATCGTTGTAGTTGCCAGGTAACCCTAACCGGTGCAACCGCAGCTGTCTCAGGTCGCCGCGCTGCGGCGCACGAGCGACAGCACCACCGCCGCAGCGGCGAACAGCCCGGAGAACGTCCGGTTCAGCGACCGCTGCTGGCGAGGGGTGCGCAGCCATGTCAACAACCGTGCCGCCAGTCCGGTGTAGGCGCCCATCACCACTAGGTCGACGACCACCATCGTCGCGGCGATGGCCAGGTATTGGGGCAGCAGCGGGGCGGTCGGCACCACGAACTGCGGCAGCACCGCGAGGAGGAACACCAGGCCCTTCGGGTTGGTGACATTGATCAGGAACCCCCGCACCACCAGCGACAACCGTCCGCACTCCGACGAGGTGTTGAGCTGCTCACCGAGATCACCGGGCCGGATCCGCCATTGC is a window from the Mycolicibacterium anyangense genome containing:
- the nadA gene encoding quinolinate synthase NadA; this encodes MTVLDRADAAANGLAAHITDGPGGYTGVIGDEEWAAEVRRLATLRGATILAHNYQLPAIQDVADHVGDSLALSRIAADAPEDTIVFCGVHFMAETAKILSPDKTVLIPDQRAGCSLADSITADDLRAWKAEYPDAVVVSYVNTTAAVKALTDICCTSSNAVEVVASIPADREVLFCPDQFLGAHVRRVTGRENLRIWAGECHVHAGINGDELADQARSHPDAELFVHPECGCATSALYLAGEGAFPADRVKILSTGGMLDAAKASHAKQVLVATEVGMLHQLRRAAPGIDFQAVNDRASCTYMKMITPAALLRCLIEGADEVDVDPETARLARASVQRMIEIGQPGGGE
- a CDS encoding L-aspartate oxidase gives rise to the protein MTRRPACGANSAGVDWQQRSDVVVIGTGVAGLAAALAAYRKGARTVILSKADDTATFYAQGGIAVVLPHTDDSVESHVRDTLAAGAGLCDADAVRSIVADGYRAVADLVDDGARFDESAPGQWALTREGGHSMRRIIHAGGDATGAEVQRALNHAAATLDIRRNHVALEILHDGAAVTGVLVRNPDGLGIVHAPSVILATGGAGHLYSATTNPEGSTGDGIALALWAGVGVSDVEFIQFHPTMLFGGGAGGRRPLITEALRGEGAVLRDAGGQSVTAGVHPMGDLAPRDVVAAAIEARLRETGDECVFLDARAVEDVERRFPTVTAACRAAGIDLTTQPIPVVPGAHYSCGGVNTDVHGRTELPGLFAAGEVARTGMHGANRLASNSLLEGLVVGGRAGRAAAAHAATAGTPLAKVEPVQRDSLDRRVLQSAMTHYASVVRDADGLDRLTEALSAAAPRRLSSRADFEDVALTATARVVAAAALARAETRGCHHRGDYPQTDPAQAFSRILHAEPARACLS
- the nadC gene encoding carboxylating nicotinate-nucleotide diphosphorylase; this translates as MNLTDDERTQALLTIRRGLDEDLRYGPDVTTVATVPADATTVAALVSREPGVAAGIDVALLVLDEVLGTEGYRIVERVADGTRLEAGSTLLRVQGPTRGLLTAERTLLNLVCHLSGIATATAAWVDAVEGTHAKIRDTRKTLPGLRALQKYAVRVGGGVNHRMGLGDAALIKDNHVAAAGSVVAALHAVRAAAPDLPCEVEVDTLEQLDEVLAEDVQLILLDNFPVWQTQIAVQRRAARAPGVLLESSGGLSLDTAAEYAGTGVDYLAVGALTHSVRVLDVGLDL
- a CDS encoding nitroreductase family deazaflavin-dependent oxidoreductase, with protein sequence MSSTKDHPNNAPGVPMKVPVWAENFQIKYLNPVIAPIAKYLPGMAVIKHHGRKSGTTYETVVTPFRSGNTVVIMLIHGKTNWVKNVLAAGAADLRFKGEDLHLVNPRVIPAGSDEPGLPRMARAQLRRGVGAFAAEIA
- a CDS encoding PrsW family intramembrane metalloprotease → MTAPLRRPVVYRPESALFWLYVVAVVIGAFGLLLEYGGAIHETMTAELLLSPIWLAFIVFLVWLMYKFDPYRSVRNYPQVLVAGAALGGTIALLMAMNGNTALSGVWARYIEPDTLTLWAPALTAPIIEEAAKALCAAVILLLCATVFNRISQALLVGMFVGFGFDVMEDLSYATNDALTSLDSDLSGAGQNLLIRILTAIPAHWAYTSVVTVGVLILLPTFADRGHWTWRRRVLVAVPLLAAGPFMHFVWDAPVPGILGKFAINIAVFGIAVALLLRYERRRLVGLIEAAPPAGVDPAVLASLPSARARRKLRRAARRSGGRAAAKAVKRQQREALDLIQSPIDAAAADEPAPTT
- a CDS encoding LysE family transporter; this translates as MQWDLWLAFVGASIAISVSPGAGAIQSMSTGLSCGLRRGYWSITGLEIGLMMQLAAVAVGLGAAVAQSVVAFTVIKWIGVAYLVFLAVRQWRIRPGDLGEQLNTSSECGRLSLVVRGFLINVTNPKGLVFLLAVLPQFVVPTAPLLPQYLAIAATMVVVDLVVMGAYTGLAARLLTWLRTPRQQRSLNRTFSGLFAAAAVVLSLVRRSAAT